The following proteins are encoded in a genomic region of Thermococcus pacificus:
- a CDS encoding ATP synthase subunit B, producing the protein MPGMEYSTVSKIYGPLMIVQGVKGVAYGEVVEIETESGEKRKGQVLEAREDMAIVQVFEGTRDLDVKSTRVRFTGETLKVPVSMDMLGRIFNGIGKPIDGGPEIIPEDRRDVHGAPLNPVARAYPRDFIQTGVSAIDGMNTLIRGQKLPIFSGSGLPHNMLAAQIARQAKVLGEEESFAVVFAAMGITYEEANFFKKSFEETGAMERAVLFLNLADDPAIERIITPRMALTVAEYLAFDYDMQVLVILTDMTNYAEALREISAAREEVPGRRGYPGYMYTDLATIYERAGRVRGRKGSITQVPILTMPDDDITHPIPDLTGYITEGQIVLSRELHRKGIYPPIDVLPSLSRLMKDGIGKGMTREDHPQLSQQLYAAYAEGRSLRDLVAVVGEEALSETDRKYLKFADRFEREFVAQRYDEDRSIFETLDLGWELLAELPESELKRVRKEYILKYHPKYRKGA; encoded by the coding sequence ATGCCGGGAATGGAGTACTCAACCGTTAGCAAGATTTACGGGCCGCTCATGATCGTCCAGGGCGTTAAGGGCGTCGCCTACGGTGAGGTCGTCGAGATAGAGACCGAGAGCGGGGAGAAGAGAAAGGGACAGGTCCTCGAGGCTAGGGAGGACATGGCCATCGTCCAGGTCTTCGAGGGCACCCGCGACCTCGACGTCAAGAGCACGCGCGTCCGCTTCACCGGCGAGACCCTCAAGGTCCCCGTTTCAATGGACATGCTCGGAAGGATATTCAACGGTATCGGTAAGCCCATCGACGGTGGACCGGAAATAATCCCCGAGGACAGGCGCGACGTCCACGGTGCGCCGCTCAACCCGGTGGCCCGTGCTTATCCAAGGGACTTCATCCAGACCGGTGTCTCGGCCATAGATGGGATGAACACCCTCATTCGCGGCCAGAAGCTGCCCATCTTCAGCGGTTCCGGTCTTCCGCACAACATGCTCGCGGCCCAGATAGCGAGGCAGGCAAAGGTCCTCGGCGAGGAGGAGAGCTTCGCCGTCGTCTTCGCGGCGATGGGTATCACCTACGAAGAGGCCAACTTCTTCAAGAAGAGCTTCGAGGAGACCGGGGCCATGGAGAGGGCCGTCCTGTTCCTCAACCTGGCGGACGACCCAGCCATTGAGAGAATCATCACCCCGCGTATGGCCCTTACAGTCGCAGAATACCTCGCCTTCGACTACGACATGCAGGTCTTGGTTATCCTCACGGACATGACCAACTACGCAGAAGCTCTGCGTGAGATTTCCGCGGCAAGGGAAGAGGTCCCCGGAAGGCGCGGTTATCCGGGTTACATGTACACCGACTTGGCTACCATCTACGAGCGTGCAGGAAGGGTCAGGGGCAGGAAGGGTTCTATCACTCAAGTTCCCATTCTGACGATGCCCGACGACGACATCACCCACCCGATTCCAGACCTTACCGGCTACATCACCGAGGGCCAGATAGTCCTCAGCAGGGAACTCCACAGGAAGGGTATCTATCCGCCCATCGACGTTCTGCCTTCGCTCAGCCGTCTGATGAAGGACGGTATCGGTAAGGGAATGACGAGAGAAGACCACCCGCAGCTCAGCCAGCAGCTCTACGCGGCCTATGCGGAAGGAAGGTCGCTTAGGGACCTCGTGGCTGTCGTCGGTGAGGAGGCTTTGAGCGAGACCGACAGGAAGTACCTCAAGTTCGCCGACAGGTTTGAGCGCGAATTCGTTGCCCAGCGCTACGACGAGGACAGGAGTATCTTCGAGACCCTCGACCTCGGCTGGGAACTCTTAGCGGAGCTTCCTGAGAGCGAGCTGAAGCGTGTCAGGAAGGAGTACATCCTCAAGTACCACCCCAAGTACAGGAAGGGGGCTTAG
- a CDS encoding ATP synthase subunit A, producing MGRIIRVTGPLVVADGMKGSKMYEVVRVGEMGLIGEIIRLEGDRAVIQVYEETAGIKPGEPVEGTGASLSVELGPGLLTAMYDGIQRPLNVLRDLSGDFIARGLTAPALPRDKKWHFTPKVKVGDKVVGGDILGVVPETSIIEHRILVPPWVEGEIVEIAEEGDYTIEEVIAKVKKPDGSIEELKMYHRWPVRVKRPYKNKLPPEVPLITGQRTIDTFFSQAKGGTAAIPGPFGSGKTVTQHQLAKWSDAQVVVYIGCGERGNEMTDVLEEFPKLKDPKTGKPLMERTVLIANTSNMPVAAREASIYTGITIAEYFRDQGYDVALMADSTSRWAEALREISGRLEEMPGEEGYPAYLASKIAEFYERAGRVITLGSDERIGSVSVIGAVSPPGGDFSEPVVQNTLRVVKVFWALDADLARRRHFPAINWLRSYSLYVDAIQGWWEQNVDPEWRKMRDQAMALLQKEAELQEIVRIVGPDALPDREKAILIVTRMLREDYLQQDAFDEVDTYCPPKKQVTMMRVILNFYEKTMEAVDRGVPVDEIAKLPVREKIGRMKYEPELENVKALIDETNAQFEELFKKYGA from the coding sequence ATGGGGAGGATAATTCGCGTTACGGGTCCGCTCGTCGTTGCCGACGGCATGAAAGGCTCGAAGATGTACGAGGTCGTTCGCGTTGGAGAGATGGGTCTCATAGGAGAAATCATCCGTCTTGAAGGCGACAGGGCAGTCATCCAGGTCTACGAGGAAACGGCAGGTATAAAGCCCGGCGAACCCGTTGAGGGAACCGGTGCCTCGCTTAGCGTCGAGCTTGGTCCGGGCCTTCTCACCGCTATGTACGACGGTATCCAGAGGCCGCTCAACGTTCTCAGAGACCTGAGCGGGGACTTCATCGCGAGGGGTCTCACAGCGCCGGCCCTTCCGAGGGACAAGAAGTGGCACTTCACTCCAAAGGTCAAGGTCGGCGACAAGGTTGTCGGTGGAGACATCCTCGGTGTCGTCCCTGAGACCAGCATCATCGAGCACAGAATCCTCGTTCCCCCGTGGGTGGAAGGTGAGATAGTCGAGATAGCCGAGGAGGGCGACTACACCATCGAGGAGGTTATAGCCAAGGTCAAGAAGCCAGACGGGAGCATAGAGGAGCTCAAGATGTACCACCGCTGGCCCGTCCGTGTGAAGAGGCCCTACAAGAACAAGCTCCCGCCGGAGGTTCCGCTTATCACCGGACAGAGAACCATCGATACATTCTTCAGCCAGGCCAAGGGTGGAACGGCCGCTATCCCTGGCCCGTTCGGTTCAGGAAAGACCGTCACCCAGCACCAGCTCGCCAAGTGGAGTGACGCTCAGGTCGTCGTCTACATCGGTTGCGGTGAGCGCGGTAACGAGATGACTGACGTTCTTGAGGAGTTCCCCAAACTGAAGGACCCGAAGACCGGGAAGCCGCTCATGGAGAGAACCGTTTTGATAGCCAACACCTCGAACATGCCGGTCGCTGCGCGTGAGGCTTCGATCTACACTGGAATCACCATAGCAGAGTACTTCCGCGACCAGGGCTACGACGTAGCTCTGATGGCCGACTCGACGAGCAGATGGGCGGAAGCGCTCCGTGAGATTTCGGGCCGTCTCGAGGAGATGCCCGGTGAGGAAGGTTATCCGGCTTACCTCGCCTCAAAGATCGCCGAGTTCTACGAGAGGGCAGGTAGGGTTATCACCCTCGGAAGCGACGAGAGGATAGGCAGTGTTTCCGTCATCGGTGCCGTTTCACCGCCCGGCGGTGACTTCAGCGAGCCTGTCGTTCAGAACACCCTGCGTGTCGTCAAGGTCTTCTGGGCACTCGATGCTGACCTCGCTCGTAGGAGGCACTTCCCGGCCATCAACTGGCTGAGGAGCTACTCGCTCTACGTCGACGCCATCCAGGGCTGGTGGGAGCAGAACGTTGACCCAGAGTGGAGGAAGATGCGCGATCAAGCGATGGCCCTCCTCCAGAAGGAGGCTGAACTCCAGGAGATTGTTAGAATCGTCGGTCCCGACGCCCTGCCGGACAGGGAGAAGGCAATACTCATCGTCACCAGGATGCTCCGTGAGGACTACCTCCAGCAGGATGCTTTCGACGAGGTTGACACCTACTGCCCGCCGAAGAAGCAGGTCACCATGATGCGCGTCATTCTCAACTTCTACGAGAAAACCATGGAAGCAGTCGATAGAGGTGTTCCGGTTGACGAGATAGCCAAGCTCCCGGTCAGGGAGAAGATAGGCCGTATGAAGTACGAGCCGGAGCTTGAGAACGTCAAGGCTCTCATCGATGAGACTAACGCTCAGTTCGAAGAGCTGTTTAAGAAGTACGGGGCGTGA
- a CDS encoding 7-cyano-7-deazaguanine synthase yields the protein MLKCSLCIHDERTAKIDIIDGKPLCRECQVYLKHPLNREAIRRELEELMEKVDRAVIAYSGGKDSTVALYLAKEVYRVPELEAVMVDHGLMAREAIENARRVAEVLEVPFTLLRYDYSDIFREALLKAQSPCRACSKRTMEKLRKYALRNGYHYIITGHELPFGHHPYRVMKDGIIQVRLLSLMPERERLEILKELPFELPELPGYTTNCLVLGPALERYWEVHGHSFEHRRIAALVRYGLMDREKAESEVAKPVVPEGQKKFVYQKLGLDTLFLE from the coding sequence ATGCTCAAGTGCTCACTCTGCATACACGACGAGAGGACGGCGAAGATAGACATAATTGACGGAAAGCCCCTTTGCAGGGAGTGTCAGGTCTACTTGAAGCACCCTCTGAACAGAGAGGCAATCAGGCGGGAGCTCGAAGAACTGATGGAGAAGGTCGACAGGGCCGTCATTGCATACTCTGGAGGAAAGGACAGCACCGTAGCACTCTACCTAGCCAAGGAAGTTTACAGGGTTCCAGAGCTTGAGGCTGTTATGGTAGACCATGGCCTCATGGCTAGGGAAGCAATAGAGAACGCCCGCAGGGTTGCTGAGGTCCTTGAAGTCCCCTTTACGCTCCTCCGCTATGACTACTCTGACATCTTCAGAGAAGCACTCCTCAAAGCCCAAAGTCCATGCCGGGCCTGCTCCAAGAGGACGATGGAGAAGCTCAGGAAATACGCGTTGAGAAACGGCTACCACTACATAATCACCGGCCACGAGCTCCCCTTTGGCCACCACCCATACAGGGTCATGAAGGATGGAATAATCCAAGTCAGACTTCTCTCCCTGATGCCTGAGCGCGAGAGGCTGGAGATACTCAAGGAACTCCCCTTCGAGCTTCCAGAGCTACCAGGTTACACGACCAACTGCCTCGTCCTTGGCCCGGCCCTGGAGCGCTACTGGGAGGTTCACGGCCACAGCTTTGAGCACAGGAGAATAGCGGCCCTCGTCCGCTACGGCCTCATGGACAGGGAAAAGGCCGAGAGTGAGGTGGCTAAACCAGTGGTTCCCGAGGGGCAGAAAAAGTTCGTATACCAGAAATTGGGGCTTGATACGCTCTTCCTGGAGTGA
- a CDS encoding V-type ATP synthase subunit D: MAELLNVKPTRMELLNLKRRITLAKKGHKLLKDKQDALVMEFFTIYDEALSLRRELGMKMEEAFNALQAAEIDVGTLRLREISLSVKPNREVEVKKRNVMGVPVPLIEAESFRRSAEERGYAFVSSSAKVDLAAEKFEEVLDLAVRLAEVEETLKRLAKEIEVTKRRVNALEYIIIPRMEATVKFIKGRLDEMERENFFRLKRVKALIEARSQAEGS, translated from the coding sequence ATGGCAGAGCTGCTCAACGTGAAGCCAACGCGAATGGAGCTCCTCAACCTCAAGAGGCGCATTACATTAGCGAAGAAAGGGCACAAGCTCCTCAAGGACAAGCAGGACGCCTTAGTAATGGAGTTCTTCACCATCTACGACGAAGCCCTGAGCCTGCGCAGGGAGCTTGGAATGAAGATGGAAGAGGCGTTCAATGCACTCCAAGCTGCGGAGATAGACGTGGGGACGCTCCGCCTCAGGGAGATAAGCCTCTCAGTCAAGCCCAACAGGGAAGTTGAGGTCAAGAAAAGGAACGTTATGGGCGTTCCCGTTCCACTCATAGAGGCCGAGTCATTCAGGAGAAGTGCCGAGGAGCGCGGCTACGCCTTCGTCTCAAGCTCCGCTAAGGTAGACCTCGCCGCCGAGAAGTTCGAGGAAGTCCTCGACCTCGCCGTTCGCCTCGCCGAGGTGGAGGAGACCCTCAAGAGGCTCGCAAAGGAGATAGAAGTCACCAAGAGGCGCGTTAACGCGCTCGAGTACATCATCATACCGAGGATGGAAGCTACCGTCAAGTTCATCAAGGGGCGCTTAGATGAGATGGAGCGCGAGAACTTCTTCAGGCTGAAGAGGGTCAAGGCCCTCATTGAAGCCAGGTCCCAGGCAGAGGGCTCCTGA
- a CDS encoding radical SAM protein, whose protein sequence is MKRMSWEEFARSMGVEPQILENKEARLLKQFVMDLKFPTHCQGCQGLDLNNPNPVHHPSYELTPACNHDCIFCYSNVAVKLGKAPKPGYYGWEDPYAITVSQYGEPLLSPRIVEVNKMLRERFPNARLDLQTNGSLLTEELWKKLDFDLVMISLDAASREKHLKITNADTFDAVVNALKIVGNDKSVRSVVRTIFMPGINDEDIPKIAELAASLGIDEMMLQPLTIHELNVERLKKAGLDFDRAESVREFLKAAMEAKKHIDVRISGCQLAIYRTMDPLTLFSARRIARDVVPIVKRERKER, encoded by the coding sequence ATGAAGAGGATGAGCTGGGAAGAGTTTGCTAGGAGCATGGGAGTTGAGCCTCAAATCTTAGAAAACAAAGAAGCGAGACTGCTAAAACAGTTTGTGATGGATCTGAAGTTCCCCACTCACTGTCAGGGCTGCCAGGGGCTTGATTTAAACAACCCCAACCCCGTCCACCACCCGAGCTATGAGCTCACCCCCGCGTGCAACCACGACTGCATATTCTGCTACTCAAACGTTGCCGTGAAGCTCGGAAAGGCACCGAAGCCCGGCTACTACGGCTGGGAGGACCCGTACGCGATAACCGTCTCCCAGTACGGCGAGCCTTTGCTAAGCCCCCGCATCGTCGAGGTAAACAAGATGCTCCGCGAGCGCTTTCCAAACGCGAGGCTCGATTTACAGACCAACGGCTCCCTATTAACAGAAGAGCTGTGGAAGAAGCTCGATTTTGATCTGGTGATGATAAGCCTCGACGCGGCAAGCAGGGAGAAGCACCTCAAGATAACAAACGCCGACACCTTTGATGCCGTCGTAAACGCCCTGAAAATAGTGGGAAACGACAAAAGCGTCCGCTCGGTGGTTAGAACCATCTTCATGCCCGGCATAAACGACGAGGACATACCGAAGATAGCCGAGCTTGCCGCTTCCCTCGGAATAGACGAGATGATGCTCCAGCCTTTAACGATCCACGAGCTCAACGTTGAAAGGCTTAAAAAAGCCGGTCTCGACTTCGATAGGGCCGAGAGCGTGAGAGAGTTCCTGAAGGCGGCTATGGAGGCCAAAAAGCACATCGATGTGAGGATAAGTGGCTGTCAGCTGGCAATCTACAGGACCATGGATCCGCTGACGCTCTTCAGTGCAAGAAGGATTGCCAGAGACGTCGTCCCCATCGTGAAGAGGGAGAGAAAAGAGCGATAA
- a CDS encoding alanyl-tRNA editing protein: MTEKLFYRNPYLWEAEGTLLAVEKGGKGVRILLDRTIFYPEGGGQPSDRGVIAGEDFRILVEKVHGKDEVWHEGKLEGRLPEPGEPVRMVVDAEWRYENMRQHTGQHILSAVFKELYDANTTGFQIFEGYNKIEIDYPGELDWDMILEVERKANEVVWRNLPVQVEVYDELPKELKENLRKELSEKVKPPIRIVSIPGVDVIPCGGTHVKSTGEVGFIKILNFYRKSRKLWRVEFVCGNRALKKLNEILDDYWSALDRMPNKNPPLAERVKELKAEVEGLEEEKDSLRKELWEWKARALLNEAQEIGGIGVISHLEKAPLKDAQAFVVHLVDKNPNTIALIAGENYVIFAKNKEIEGISMNDLLKEVLSKTGGGGGGSEVLARGGGFKVRPEEVLELAFEKLRGELSP, translated from the coding sequence ATGACGGAGAAGCTGTTCTACAGGAACCCCTACCTTTGGGAAGCCGAGGGCACGCTTCTGGCCGTTGAGAAGGGTGGCAAAGGCGTTAGAATCCTCCTCGACAGGACAATATTCTATCCGGAGGGTGGCGGTCAGCCCTCCGACAGGGGGGTTATAGCTGGCGAGGACTTCAGAATCCTCGTGGAGAAGGTTCACGGCAAGGACGAGGTGTGGCACGAGGGAAAGCTCGAGGGTCGCCTCCCCGAGCCCGGGGAGCCCGTCAGGATGGTCGTCGACGCGGAGTGGCGCTATGAGAACATGCGCCAGCACACCGGCCAGCACATCCTTTCCGCGGTCTTCAAGGAGCTGTACGATGCCAACACGACCGGCTTCCAGATATTCGAGGGCTACAACAAGATAGAGATCGACTACCCAGGCGAGCTGGACTGGGACATGATTCTGGAGGTCGAGAGGAAGGCGAACGAGGTTGTCTGGAGGAACCTCCCAGTTCAGGTGGAGGTCTACGATGAACTCCCGAAGGAGCTGAAGGAGAACCTAAGGAAGGAGCTCTCCGAGAAGGTGAAACCGCCCATAAGGATAGTATCGATTCCGGGCGTTGACGTTATACCCTGCGGCGGAACCCACGTGAAGAGCACCGGAGAGGTGGGCTTCATAAAAATCCTTAACTTCTACAGGAAGAGCCGGAAGCTCTGGCGGGTAGAGTTCGTCTGCGGCAATCGGGCGCTGAAGAAGCTCAACGAAATCCTCGATGACTACTGGAGCGCCCTCGACCGCATGCCCAACAAGAACCCGCCACTGGCCGAGAGGGTGAAGGAACTCAAAGCTGAGGTGGAGGGGCTTGAGGAAGAAAAGGACTCCCTTAGAAAGGAGCTCTGGGAGTGGAAGGCGAGGGCCCTTCTCAACGAAGCCCAGGAAATCGGCGGAATCGGGGTGATCTCACACCTAGAAAAGGCACCGCTGAAGGATGCCCAGGCCTTCGTGGTTCATCTGGTGGACAAAAACCCGAATACTATAGCCTTAATCGCCGGCGAGAACTACGTCATTTTCGCCAAGAACAAAGAGATCGAGGGTATCTCCATGAACGATCTCCTGAAGGAGGTTCTCTCGAAGACCGGCGGCGGTGGAGGGGGCAGCGAAGTTCTTGCGAGGGGCGGGGGCTTCAAGGTCAGGCCGGAGGAGGTCCTTGAGCTGGCCTTTGAAAAATTGAGGGGGGAGCTTTCCCCCTGA
- a CDS encoding ABC transporter permease subunit has protein sequence MAKAGAVAKIITRNLLILFLALLVVGIVIGGGELRIERNDLGKVYKFYPKNDSSLLDIVGGYFSATWKFLTDPPEVWEEGLETFVVKSFALLVLTEVFLLVIGLFLGLRAGYYRGLADKVVSALAPTFSAMPSWFIGVVFLFLFYWKLSLFPVNFEDTINWAEVHGTLSTSTYLRALVLPVLTLVFSGLWEYAFNVRNMIVNERNGDHVLYDVARGLPEGRIMRKLLRTALPAFLTFTTYNFLEILTGMMLIEVMFNIHGLGYLMAVSFWLTRIGDGFGFAYAPEILFFTTAVMMLFYFINAVVMEGLYLYLDPRSGGERQ, from the coding sequence ATGGCTAAAGCCGGAGCCGTTGCTAAGATAATCACGAGGAATCTTTTAATCCTGTTCCTTGCCCTTCTCGTGGTAGGAATCGTTATAGGGGGTGGAGAACTGCGGATTGAAAGGAACGACCTCGGAAAGGTCTACAAGTTCTACCCAAAAAACGACAGTAGTCTGCTGGACATCGTAGGCGGCTACTTCTCCGCCACGTGGAAGTTCCTAACAGACCCGCCGGAGGTGTGGGAGGAAGGTCTGGAGACCTTCGTCGTCAAGAGCTTCGCCCTCCTCGTGCTGACCGAGGTCTTTCTCCTTGTGATAGGACTCTTCTTAGGGCTGAGGGCAGGCTACTACCGGGGGTTGGCGGATAAGGTGGTCTCCGCCTTGGCCCCAACCTTCTCGGCCATGCCCTCCTGGTTCATAGGCGTGGTGTTCCTGTTCCTCTTCTACTGGAAGCTCTCCCTGTTCCCCGTCAACTTCGAGGACACCATCAACTGGGCAGAGGTGCACGGAACCCTATCCACGAGCACCTACCTCAGGGCCCTGGTCCTTCCGGTGCTCACGCTGGTGTTCTCGGGCCTGTGGGAGTACGCGTTCAACGTAAGGAATATGATAGTGAACGAACGCAATGGCGACCACGTGCTCTACGACGTCGCGAGGGGACTGCCGGAGGGGAGGATAATGCGCAAACTCCTCAGGACGGCGCTTCCGGCGTTCTTAACCTTCACAACGTACAACTTCCTGGAGATACTGACGGGAATGATGCTCATCGAGGTCATGTTCAACATACACGGCCTCGGTTATCTGATGGCGGTTTCATTCTGGCTGACCCGCATTGGGGACGGGTTTGGTTTTGCCTACGCACCTGAGATACTGTTCTTCACGACGGCAGTGATGATGCTGTTCTACTTCATCAACGCAGTAGTCATGGAGGGCCTGTACCTCTACCTTGACCCGCGTTCGGGAGGGGAGAGGCAATGA
- a CDS encoding dihydroorotate dehydrogenase electron transfer subunit: MLKRVELVETWEVAKDVRAFRFDERLKFRPGQFLMVWLPGAGEKPFSLAGEDIIVVKRVGPFTSRLFELGEGDYVWIRGPYGNGFEARGKRVALVAGGIGIPPLYALARKGGGAFEHVTLIYGARSKDELALMDVEDYVDELIITTDDGSAGRKGFPTDVLAERKGEFDQVYACGPEPMLRAVLRVMDYEKVQISAERYMKCGIGVCGSCNLGKYLVCRDGPVFEGPQLRGLL, from the coding sequence TTGCTGAAGCGCGTTGAACTCGTTGAGACATGGGAGGTCGCGAAGGACGTTAGGGCCTTCCGCTTCGACGAGAGGCTCAAGTTCAGGCCCGGCCAGTTCCTGATGGTGTGGCTCCCAGGTGCGGGGGAGAAGCCATTCAGTCTCGCCGGCGAAGACATCATAGTGGTGAAACGCGTCGGGCCCTTCACCTCACGGCTGTTCGAGCTCGGAGAAGGCGATTACGTCTGGATCAGGGGGCCCTATGGAAACGGCTTTGAGGCCAGGGGTAAGAGGGTTGCGCTGGTGGCCGGGGGCATCGGGATTCCACCCCTCTATGCCCTGGCCCGAAAGGGCGGGGGTGCCTTCGAGCACGTGACCCTCATCTACGGCGCCCGCTCAAAGGACGAGCTCGCCCTTATGGACGTTGAGGACTACGTTGATGAGCTGATAATCACCACGGACGACGGCTCCGCGGGCAGGAAGGGCTTCCCAACCGATGTCCTAGCCGAGAGGAAGGGCGAGTTTGACCAGGTCTACGCCTGTGGTCCGGAGCCGATGCTAAGGGCAGTCCTTCGTGTGATGGACTACGAAAAGGTCCAGATTTCGGCCGAGCGCTACATGAAGTGCGGCATAGGCGTCTGCGGTTCCTGCAACCTTGGAAAGTACCTCGTGTGCAGGGACGGGCCAGTGTTCGAGGGCCCCCAGCTGAGGGGACTGCTCTGA
- a CDS encoding V-type ATP synthase subunit F: MKIVVLGDRDTALGFKLAGAHEVYAFDDTPLEIERLKNKLKELVERDDMGIILITEGFARRVELPDVTLPIILQVPDKSGSKLGEETIKEIVRRAIGVELKR, from the coding sequence ATGAAGATAGTCGTGCTCGGAGACAGGGACACTGCCCTTGGCTTTAAGCTGGCTGGCGCCCACGAGGTTTACGCATTTGACGACACCCCCCTTGAAATAGAGAGGCTCAAAAACAAGCTCAAGGAGCTTGTGGAGAGGGACGACATGGGTATCATACTGATAACCGAGGGGTTCGCCCGGAGGGTTGAACTCCCCGACGTTACGCTTCCAATCATCCTTCAGGTGCCGGATAAGTCCGGTTCAAAGCTTGGAGAGGAGACTATTAAGGAGATCGTTAGAAGGGCTATTGGTGTTGAGCTGAAGAGGTGA
- a CDS encoding ABC transporter permease, with the protein MRTNKLRLGVAIIVIYTIAAFIAPYFVNEEKIENWYNGLYWKENPKLAPPSWVNLFGKSLPPTEELAPVKSQSGLQAFEYDFRYSKPPQDIIVKSNKTEGSPMTVTVTTPSGESYQFYRGISDEVSLAYQWQVLMEIAEDRGVEFRMEDTAFRMGLKPLFFVNQSGEVVPEHGVYTITVEGALNSTVKIVGATYGILGTDTYGRDVGAAFLWGARQTVVLVYLTAVVAVVLGTLAGLAASLRGKTGTVVDSISKLSTIVPVIPFMIALTPLTGSVSYNARITVPMWAFVLALAVLLFGKIARNVGAIVRTELNKEYVAAAESLGADRKWILRRHILKIVGPYSIYQLSLFTPKAIALISILGFFRVAPGFNWGTMLGMVLSQNAIYSMAWWMIVPIGLALVVFALAFVLINRELEERFLSRG; encoded by the coding sequence ATGAGAACCAACAAGCTCAGACTGGGAGTGGCCATCATCGTGATATACACCATCGCAGCGTTCATCGCCCCCTATTTCGTGAACGAGGAGAAGATAGAGAACTGGTACAACGGCCTCTACTGGAAGGAGAACCCCAAGCTCGCCCCGCCATCCTGGGTGAACCTCTTCGGAAAGAGCCTGCCTCCAACGGAGGAACTGGCCCCTGTAAAGAGTCAATCCGGCCTCCAGGCCTTCGAGTACGACTTCAGATACTCAAAGCCACCTCAAGACATAATAGTGAAGTCCAACAAAACCGAGGGGAGCCCCATGACGGTAACGGTAACGACGCCCTCAGGGGAGAGCTACCAGTTCTACAGGGGAATCTCCGATGAAGTCTCCCTCGCCTACCAGTGGCAGGTACTGATGGAGATAGCTGAGGACAGGGGAGTTGAGTTCAGAATGGAGGACACGGCCTTTAGAATGGGCTTGAAGCCGCTGTTCTTCGTGAACCAGAGCGGTGAGGTGGTTCCAGAGCACGGGGTTTATACGATAACCGTCGAGGGGGCACTGAACTCAACGGTCAAAATAGTAGGCGCCACCTACGGTATCCTGGGAACCGACACCTACGGCAGGGACGTCGGTGCGGCATTCCTGTGGGGGGCGAGGCAGACGGTGGTGCTGGTATACCTCACGGCCGTCGTGGCGGTTGTCCTAGGAACGCTCGCCGGCCTTGCCGCCTCACTGAGGGGAAAAACCGGAACTGTCGTGGATTCTATATCAAAGCTCTCCACAATAGTCCCCGTCATACCCTTCATGATAGCCCTCACACCCTTGACCGGGAGCGTGTCCTACAACGCCAGGATAACGGTACCCATGTGGGCCTTCGTGCTGGCGCTGGCGGTTCTGCTCTTCGGGAAGATAGCCAGGAACGTGGGGGCGATAGTCAGGACCGAACTCAACAAGGAGTACGTGGCCGCGGCTGAGAGCCTGGGCGCCGACAGGAAGTGGATACTCCGGAGGCACATACTGAAGATAGTCGGGCCGTACTCAATCTACCAGCTGTCGCTCTTCACACCCAAGGCCATCGCGCTGATATCGATACTGGGCTTCTTCAGGGTCGCGCCTGGCTTCAATTGGGGAACGATGCTGGGAATGGTGCTCAGCCAGAACGCGATATACAGCATGGCTTGGTGGATGATAGTGCCCATCGGCCTTGCCCTTGTGGTCTTTGCACTTGCCTTCGTCCTGATAAACCGCGAGCTGGAGGAGAGGTTCCTGTCAAGGGGGTAG